In a genomic window of Actinomycetota bacterium:
- the trpA gene encoding tryptophan synthase subunit alpha — protein MTAHVSSAFAKAAAENRAALIGYLPAGFPTPEISVRLINAMVGAGVDIIEVGLPYSDPLMDGPVIQQAVNEALAAGTTTDHVIDVVRQITEAGATAIVMSYWNPIEHYGVQKFASRLQSAGGSGLIAPDLSPEEGADWAAAATAHDIDRIFMVAPSSTDARIAEIVKHSSGFIYAASTMGVTGARTSVGGAASGLVARTRQFTQLPIGVGLGVSTAAQAAEVAAYADGVIVGSAFVRRVLDADNESAAIAAVSELARELATGVRRL, from the coding sequence ATGACCGCTCATGTCTCCAGTGCCTTTGCCAAGGCTGCTGCTGAGAACCGCGCCGCGCTGATCGGCTATTTGCCTGCGGGCTTTCCGACTCCTGAAATATCCGTCCGCTTGATCAACGCGATGGTCGGTGCCGGCGTCGACATCATCGAGGTGGGCTTGCCCTACTCCGATCCGCTCATGGATGGACCCGTCATTCAGCAGGCAGTCAATGAAGCGCTCGCCGCCGGCACCACGACTGATCATGTGATCGACGTCGTGCGACAGATAACGGAGGCTGGCGCCACCGCGATTGTGATGAGCTACTGGAATCCAATCGAGCACTATGGGGTGCAGAAGTTCGCATCAAGATTGCAGTCAGCTGGCGGTTCGGGCCTGATCGCTCCAGATCTCTCTCCTGAAGAAGGTGCGGATTGGGCCGCGGCCGCAACTGCACACGACATTGATCGCATCTTCATGGTCGCGCCTTCGTCAACTGACGCGCGCATTGCCGAGATCGTCAAGCACTCTTCAGGATTCATCTACGCGGCATCCACCATGGGCGTGACCGGCGCGCGCACCAGTGTCGGCGGCGCGGCCAGCGGCCTGGTCGCCCGCACTCGTCAGTTCACACAACTGCCGATTGGGGTGGGGCTGGGCGTCTCCACGGCTGCTCAGGCAGCGGAGGTTGCGGCATACGCCGATGGGGTGATTGTCGGCTCTGCGTTCGTTCGAAGAGTGCTCGATGCCGACAATGAATCTGCAGCCATAGCAGCAGTAAGTGAATTGGCACGGGAACTGGCGACCGGAGTGCGGCGTCTATGA
- the trpC gene encoding indole-3-glycerol phosphate synthase TrpC: MSVLAEIIVGVREDLATRVARTPLSSLKEQIASSNPAMPVVPRLTSGGVQLIAEVKRASPSKGALASIADPAALARSYASAGAAAISVLTEQRRFGGSLTDLAAVRAAVDIPVLRKDFMVEEYQFWEARAYGADIVLLIVAALEQETLISFLSLARELGMTALVEVHDETEIERALSAGADVLGVNARNLKTLEVDRSVFARVVPLIPKDCVRIAESGVRAPNDVVEYGLAGADAVLVGEALVTGADPLSAARAMIEAGQTVGLSS; the protein is encoded by the coding sequence GTGAGCGTGCTGGCCGAGATCATCGTTGGAGTGCGCGAAGATTTGGCCACCCGGGTTGCTCGAACTCCGCTCAGCTCTTTGAAGGAACAAATTGCAAGTTCGAATCCAGCGATGCCAGTCGTTCCTCGGCTCACCAGCGGCGGGGTGCAACTGATAGCTGAGGTCAAGCGCGCCAGTCCAAGCAAAGGTGCTCTCGCCTCGATCGCCGATCCAGCTGCGCTTGCTCGCTCCTATGCAAGTGCGGGAGCCGCGGCCATCTCAGTCCTGACCGAGCAGCGCAGATTCGGCGGAAGCTTGACCGATCTCGCTGCCGTACGCGCCGCGGTTGATATCCCGGTGCTGCGCAAGGACTTCATGGTGGAGGAGTACCAGTTTTGGGAGGCCCGGGCCTATGGAGCAGACATCGTGCTGCTCATCGTCGCTGCGCTCGAGCAAGAGACCTTGATTTCCTTCTTGAGCCTTGCTCGTGAACTCGGCATGACGGCGCTTGTCGAAGTGCACGATGAGACGGAGATTGAACGAGCCTTGTCGGCCGGGGCCGATGTCCTTGGAGTCAACGCGCGCAATCTGAAAACCCTTGAAGTAGACCGTTCTGTCTTTGCCCGCGTGGTCCCGCTGATTCCAAAGGACTGCGTACGCATTGCTGAATCCGGGGTGCGCGCACCAAATGATGTCGTCGAGTACGGACTCGCGGGTGCTGATGCAGTGCTCGTAGGCGAGGCGCTCGTCACTGGCGCTGATCCACTCTCCGCCGCGCGCGCCATGATCGAGGCCGGCCAGACAGTGGGGCTTTCGTCATGA
- a CDS encoding alpha/beta-hydrolase family protein codes for MSVATQTPSQENPEHSEVTAVPKRRVFTLSLSGPGIAVAAFFFASSLQPSLLPRAGAVQGLASGITAAIGYGIGAGGQSLWTYLQIPKIKGRARTLVLGVIFVLIAWSVAFSVWRQVGWQNEIRELFGMKPVSYTTWPAIIIVMALVFALILIVSRALRLLFSVVGRWLARRIPRRLAIVLSAVVLLILFWSLITGVLVNGFFNLANTVFSSRDGSTAPGIEQPALPELSGSPASLVKWDELGRQGRNFVASGPTAADINEFSGGGALEPIRSYVGLKSAATLQARADLLLEELKRAGAFDRQALVLTTTTGTGFLDPAGVDPVEYIFNGDIAVAGVQYSYLPSWISLLADQDDVKETSQVVFDTIHDYWADLPASSRPKLYLYGLSLGSFGVESVLNSIDVINEPIDGAVMSGPPFVNPLHSQLVEDRKAGTPEWLPIYGDGRTVRFMAEEGFASTPGPWGPTRLVYIQHGSDPVVFFSPSLAWSEPDWLKEGQRPPDVAERMTWFPLVTFWQVAADLPGAAGVPKGYGHEYSWKANTEAWVAVANLQAWTLAKTQKLVSLLEKQAHFSD; via the coding sequence ATGAGTGTTGCGACTCAGACCCCGTCGCAGGAGAACCCTGAACACTCTGAGGTGACGGCTGTGCCAAAGCGCAGAGTGTTCACTCTTTCGCTCAGCGGTCCAGGCATCGCAGTGGCCGCCTTCTTCTTTGCCAGCTCCCTGCAGCCTTCGCTGCTTCCGCGAGCCGGAGCTGTCCAAGGCCTCGCTTCCGGTATCACGGCGGCAATCGGCTACGGCATTGGCGCAGGTGGGCAGTCACTGTGGACGTACTTGCAGATCCCGAAGATCAAAGGCCGAGCGCGAACTCTGGTCCTAGGCGTGATCTTCGTTTTGATCGCTTGGTCGGTCGCCTTCTCGGTTTGGCGCCAGGTGGGCTGGCAGAACGAGATTCGCGAGCTCTTTGGCATGAAGCCCGTCTCGTACACGACCTGGCCCGCCATCATCATCGTGATGGCGCTCGTCTTCGCGCTGATCCTCATTGTGTCGCGTGCCCTGCGCCTGCTCTTCAGCGTCGTAGGGCGGTGGCTTGCCCGCCGTATTCCGCGTCGACTTGCCATCGTGCTTTCCGCGGTCGTTCTTCTGATCCTTTTCTGGTCACTCATCACTGGCGTGCTCGTCAATGGTTTCTTCAACTTGGCGAACACAGTGTTCTCCAGCAGAGACGGATCAACAGCTCCCGGGATAGAGCAGCCCGCTCTGCCTGAACTTTCGGGCAGTCCCGCGTCACTGGTGAAGTGGGATGAATTGGGGCGGCAGGGTCGCAACTTCGTAGCAAGTGGCCCAACTGCTGCCGATATCAATGAATTCAGCGGCGGCGGTGCACTTGAACCGATCAGGTCCTATGTGGGCTTGAAGTCGGCAGCTACATTGCAAGCGCGTGCTGATCTGTTGCTTGAAGAGCTTAAGCGTGCCGGCGCTTTCGATCGTCAGGCTCTTGTCCTGACAACCACGACCGGCACTGGCTTCCTTGACCCTGCAGGTGTGGATCCCGTCGAGTACATATTCAATGGCGACATCGCAGTAGCTGGCGTTCAGTATTCATATCTGCCAAGCTGGATTTCGTTGCTCGCAGATCAAGATGATGTGAAGGAAACTTCACAGGTCGTCTTCGACACCATTCATGACTACTGGGCTGATCTGCCAGCAAGTTCCCGACCCAAGCTGTATCTGTACGGGCTGTCGCTTGGCTCCTTCGGAGTCGAGAGCGTGTTGAACTCGATAGACGTGATCAATGAGCCAATTGATGGTGCCGTGATGTCTGGGCCGCCGTTTGTGAATCCCTTGCACTCGCAGTTGGTCGAGGATCGCAAGGCAGGAACGCCCGAGTGGCTGCCGATCTACGGTGATGGCCGCACAGTTCGATTCATGGCCGAAGAGGGCTTCGCCAGCACGCCAGGGCCGTGGGGCCCAACGCGATTGGTGTACATCCAGCATGGGTCGGATCCAGTGGTGTTCTTCTCGCCAAGTCTGGCGTGGAGTGAGCCGGACTGGTTGAAGGAAGGCCAACGACCGCCAGATGTCGCTGAGCGAATGACCTGGTTCCCTCTGGTGACTTTCTGGCAGGTGGCGGCAGACCTACCGGGCGCCGCAGGAGTGCCCAAGGGCTACGGGCACGAGTACTCATGGAAGGCGAATACCGAAGCTTGGGTAGCGGTGGCCAATCTGCAGGCCTGGACCCTTGCCAAGACACAGAAATTGGTTTCGCTATTGGAGAAGCAAGCTCATTTCAGCGATTGA
- the trpB gene encoding tryptophan synthase subunit beta has translation MTAGHYGPYGGRFVPEALTAALDELDAAFRVAKEDEAFQAELRDLEHNYTGRPNPLTFARRFSQHCGGARVYLKREDLNHTGSHKINNVLGQALLTKRMGKSRVIAETGAGQHGVATATAAALFGFECTVYMGLEDTRRQALNVARMKLLGAEVVSVTAGSQTLKDAINEAMRDWVASVDTTHYVLGTVTGPAPFPEMVRYFHSVIGREAREQILKAEGRLPDAVVACVGGGSNAMGLFSGFIDDPDVILRGYEAGGEGVETGRHASRFSGGSPGVLHGARTYVLQDEWGQTLPSHSISAGLDYPGVGPEHAWMHDTGRASYESVTDAEAMEAFALLSRTEGIIPAIESAHALAGAMRIGKELGPDALIIVNLSGRGDKDVATAARWFNIDLGGTVAAELSPEMVEGR, from the coding sequence ATGACTGCAGGTCACTACGGCCCCTACGGTGGCCGCTTTGTTCCCGAGGCGCTCACAGCGGCCCTCGATGAATTGGATGCAGCCTTTCGCGTAGCCAAGGAAGATGAAGCCTTCCAAGCCGAGTTGCGCGATCTTGAGCACAACTACACCGGCCGTCCCAATCCACTGACTTTCGCTCGCAGATTCAGCCAGCATTGTGGTGGGGCTCGTGTCTATCTCAAGCGTGAAGATCTCAACCACACTGGTTCGCACAAGATCAACAACGTGCTGGGTCAGGCGCTACTCACCAAGCGCATGGGCAAGTCCCGCGTCATCGCCGAAACCGGTGCTGGCCAGCACGGTGTTGCAACCGCGACGGCAGCAGCACTGTTCGGTTTTGAGTGCACGGTCTACATGGGTCTGGAGGACACGCGCAGGCAGGCGCTCAATGTCGCACGCATGAAGCTTCTTGGGGCCGAGGTTGTTTCTGTCACGGCTGGCAGTCAGACCTTGAAGGACGCCATCAATGAGGCGATGCGCGACTGGGTGGCCAGTGTCGACACGACTCACTACGTGCTGGGCACTGTCACCGGTCCGGCCCCTTTCCCCGAGATGGTGCGCTACTTCCATTCAGTCATTGGTCGCGAGGCTAGAGAGCAGATCCTGAAGGCTGAGGGTCGATTGCCCGATGCGGTGGTCGCTTGTGTCGGCGGTGGCTCTAATGCGATGGGCTTGTTCAGTGGGTTCATCGATGACCCTGATGTCATCTTGCGCGGCTATGAAGCAGGTGGCGAAGGAGTCGAGACTGGCCGCCATGCTTCTCGGTTCTCAGGCGGTTCCCCCGGCGTGCTGCATGGCGCTCGCACATATGTCTTGCAGGACGAATGGGGCCAGACTCTGCCCTCGCACTCCATCAGTGCTGGCTTGGACTATCCAGGTGTTGGCCCTGAGCATGCCTGGATGCACGACACCGGGCGCGCCAGCTATGAATCGGTCACAGATGCGGAGGCGATGGAGGCCTTCGCGCTGTTATCGCGAACTGAGGGCATCATTCCGGCAATCGAAAGTGCACACGCATTGGCAGGCGCGATGCGCATCGGCAAGGAGCTTGGCCCTGATGCGCTCATCATCGTCAACCTGTCTGGGCGCGGCGACAAGGATGTTGCGACGGCTGCTCGTTGGTTCAACATCGATCTTGGCGGCACGGTTGCAGCTGAGTTGAGCCCAGAGATGGTTGAAGGGCGATGA
- a CDS encoding thioredoxin domain-containing protein, with protein MSNSSNDRRDRAAAAKSAANLGGKRRERMIRIVGAATVLVVVIAIIAISVIAKNSASSSPDPAVTATADPNAAIPKTAFPTSSEFAYGVPFGTGSAKVPVLQMWEDFQCPACEAVETSNGEGIRALASSGKVQLIWRPTTFLDTNLRNDSSLRSTAAWGCAIDAGKTDEYHNTVYANPPANEGDGFTNIQLISFASDSGIEGAALDTFTKCLNAGTYLGWAANSTAAFYKSGAQGTPYALLNGVVVPNDVLANKDKLDALVASATKS; from the coding sequence ATGAGCAATTCTTCAAATGACCGGCGCGACCGCGCTGCTGCTGCCAAGTCGGCAGCAAACCTCGGCGGCAAGCGCCGCGAGCGGATGATCCGCATCGTGGGCGCGGCCACTGTGCTGGTCGTCGTCATAGCGATCATCGCCATCTCCGTGATTGCCAAGAACTCTGCCTCCTCAAGCCCGGACCCCGCGGTGACCGCGACAGCTGATCCCAACGCTGCGATTCCCAAGACCGCATTCCCAACCAGCAGTGAGTTTGCCTATGGCGTGCCATTTGGCACCGGCAGCGCAAAGGTGCCCGTGCTGCAGATGTGGGAGGACTTCCAGTGCCCGGCATGTGAGGCTGTCGAAACGTCCAACGGCGAAGGCATCCGCGCGCTTGCTTCAAGTGGCAAGGTGCAGCTCATCTGGCGTCCGACCACCTTCTTGGACACCAATTTGAGAAATGACTCGTCATTGCGGTCAACGGCCGCTTGGGGCTGTGCAATCGATGCAGGCAAGACAGATGAGTACCACAACACGGTCTACGCCAACCCGCCGGCAAATGAGGGTGATGGCTTCACCAATATTCAGCTGATTAGCTTCGCCTCGGATTCGGGCATCGAAGGTGCGGCGCTGGATACCTTCACCAAGTGCTTGAACGCGGGCACCTACCTGGGCTGGGCGGCCAATAGCACCGCTGCCTTCTACAAGTCAGGTGCGCAAGGCACTCCTTATGCACTGCTCAATGGGGTTGTCGTGCCCAATGACGTACTGGCCAATAAGGACAAGCTCGACGCTCTTGTTGCCAGCGCCACCAAGAGTTGA
- a CDS encoding anthranilate synthase component I yields the protein MTAILGSRTGVVAPDLESFRELARQRRVIPVVRRLLADGQTAVGLFQALCGDRAGTFLLESAEQGKHWSRYSFVGVRAAAMLTDGDGGAHWVGRVPQGVPTTGSPVDVLRDTVALLQTPPLPGLPPLTGGLVGYLGYDMVRHWERIPDENPDELGLPDMAFLLATDLAVLDHAEGSVLLIANAINYDASGERVDEAWADAVERLDAMQAALSTGHAHVPSTFDPNAIPEVTSWSPDGKYLVDVERAKEYIRAGDAFQIVLSQRFSTPCPAPALDVYRILRTTNPSPYMYLLRIPEADTDLSERTAFEIVGSSPEALVTVQQGHCVVHPIAGTRPRGSSVEEDAALSEDMLGDAKERAEHLMLVDLARNDLGRVSAPGSVQVVEFMQVELYSHVMHMVSTVTGDLADGKTAYDALAATFPAGTLSGAPKPRAMEIIDELEPLRRGLYGGVVGYFDFAGNVDTAIAIRTAVLKDDIAYVQAGAGIVADSVPAAEEAECRAKAAAVLRAVAIASTLRPVDS from the coding sequence ATGACCGCAATCCTGGGCTCGCGAACCGGCGTGGTTGCCCCCGATCTTGAGAGTTTCCGCGAACTGGCTCGTCAACGTCGAGTCATCCCAGTGGTTCGTCGGCTGCTGGCTGATGGTCAAACTGCTGTTGGTCTCTTCCAAGCATTGTGTGGTGACCGGGCTGGCACCTTCCTGCTTGAATCAGCCGAGCAGGGCAAGCACTGGTCGCGTTATTCCTTTGTGGGAGTCCGTGCGGCGGCGATGCTGACTGATGGCGACGGTGGCGCCCATTGGGTTGGACGCGTTCCACAGGGAGTGCCAACGACCGGCTCGCCCGTTGATGTCTTGCGCGACACTGTCGCGCTATTGCAGACGCCACCTTTGCCGGGTCTGCCGCCATTGACTGGCGGCCTGGTCGGCTATCTCGGTTACGACATGGTGCGACATTGGGAGCGAATCCCCGACGAGAACCCCGACGAACTTGGCTTGCCCGATATGGCGTTCCTTCTCGCCACTGATCTTGCGGTGCTCGATCACGCCGAGGGATCAGTGCTGCTCATTGCCAATGCGATCAACTACGACGCATCAGGCGAACGAGTCGACGAGGCATGGGCAGATGCTGTCGAGCGACTCGATGCAATGCAGGCAGCTCTTTCCACTGGTCATGCGCATGTGCCGTCGACCTTTGATCCCAATGCGATTCCAGAGGTCACCTCGTGGTCGCCCGATGGCAAGTACCTCGTTGATGTTGAGCGAGCCAAGGAGTACATCCGCGCCGGCGATGCCTTCCAGATCGTGTTATCGCAACGCTTTTCCACTCCATGTCCCGCGCCGGCCCTTGATGTCTATCGCATTCTGCGCACGACAAACCCGAGCCCGTACATGTATCTGCTTCGCATACCTGAAGCAGATACTGACCTGAGCGAACGAACGGCATTTGAAATTGTTGGTTCATCACCTGAGGCCCTGGTCACCGTGCAACAGGGTCACTGCGTTGTGCATCCGATCGCGGGCACACGCCCACGAGGTTCCAGTGTTGAAGAGGATGCAGCGCTCTCCGAAGACATGCTTGGTGACGCAAAGGAGCGGGCAGAGCATCTGATGCTGGTCGATCTTGCGCGTAACGATCTTGGCCGCGTCAGTGCTCCAGGTTCAGTGCAGGTTGTCGAGTTCATGCAGGTAGAGCTGTACTCGCATGTCATGCACATGGTCTCGACGGTCACTGGTGATCTCGCCGATGGCAAGACGGCCTACGACGCACTGGCAGCAACCTTTCCTGCTGGAACACTGAGTGGCGCGCCGAAGCCGCGGGCGATGGAGATCATCGACGAGCTTGAGCCACTTCGACGCGGTTTATATGGCGGAGTCGTGGGCTACTTCGACTTCGCCGGCAATGTCGATACTGCAATTGCAATTCGCACTGCTGTATTGAAAGACGACATTGCATACGTGCAGGCCGGAGCCGGCATCGTTGCGGATTCAGTGCCAGCAGCAGAAGAGGCTGAGTGCCGGGCAAAGGCCGCCGCCGTGCTGAGAGCAGTGGCTATCGCATCAACCCTGCGCCCGGTTGATTCGTGA
- a CDS encoding Trp biosynthesis-associated membrane protein: MRSRRLALTLLIVGSLGVLGSCALQWVSASISVLAGVGTRSFTATGSQMLPQATAWAVLALAGCLAYIALRSWVRQIVGVIVAATGVMLAIQAISFGLNPVVDAGGESLIDIQIRPWWVFVTVCALLIVAAGAMAAGWSRSWPALGSRYESEGVRRHRPPSPWDSLDAGEDPTMSDPDATQTPA; encoded by the coding sequence GTGAGGTCGCGAAGACTCGCATTGACCTTGTTGATCGTCGGATCGCTCGGTGTCCTTGGCAGTTGTGCTCTTCAGTGGGTGTCGGCAAGCATCTCTGTTCTTGCCGGAGTCGGCACGCGCAGTTTCACCGCGACCGGCTCGCAGATGCTGCCGCAGGCCACCGCTTGGGCTGTCCTTGCTCTCGCTGGCTGCCTTGCGTACATCGCTCTGCGGAGTTGGGTGCGTCAGATTGTTGGAGTGATCGTTGCCGCGACTGGCGTGATGCTCGCGATCCAAGCCATCAGCTTTGGATTGAACCCGGTCGTGGATGCTGGTGGAGAGTCGCTGATCGATATCCAAATCCGACCCTGGTGGGTATTTGTGACCGTTTGTGCCCTGCTGATCGTGGCAGCTGGCGCGATGGCTGCGGGATGGAGCCGGTCTTGGCCGGCGCTTGGATCAAGGTACGAGTCCGAAGGTGTTCGACGTCATCGGCCACCCTCGCCTTGGGATTCTCTGGATGCTGGAGAGGATCCGACGATGTCAGATCCAGATGCGACCCAGACACCTGCTTAA
- the hisI gene encoding phosphoribosyl-AMP cyclohydrolase, with product MAMSSREELLAAVQFNADGLVPAIAQQQGSGEVLMMAWMNRESLEMTLDSGRATYFSRSRARLWTKGEESGNAQMVLKIATDCDGDTLLLEVDQTGPACHTGTRTCFDTTIIEVTP from the coding sequence ATGGCCATGTCATCCCGCGAGGAGCTCTTGGCCGCAGTGCAGTTCAATGCCGATGGCCTTGTCCCGGCAATAGCCCAGCAACAGGGCAGCGGAGAGGTCTTGATGATGGCCTGGATGAACCGGGAATCGCTGGAAATGACCTTGGACTCCGGTAGGGCCACCTACTTCTCGCGTAGCCGTGCGCGCTTGTGGACCAAGGGCGAAGAATCGGGCAACGCGCAGATGGTGCTCAAGATCGCCACCGATTGTGATGGCGACACCCTGCTGCTTGAAGTAGATCAAACAGGCCCGGCATGTCACACAGGTACGCGCACTTGCTTTGACACCACGATTATTGAAGTGACGCCATGA
- a CDS encoding response regulator transcription factor has protein sequence MSESQGVKGLVLVVEDERAISDLLRMYLSREGYGVHVAATGPDGLSYARTLHPVAVVLDVGLPGIDGTEVCRQLRSEGNWVPILFCTARDDEVDRIIGLELGADDYITKPFSPREVVARVKSVVRRAQHAAEAPGPLSLGEVQLDPVTRRVSVAGEPMMLTATEFDLLAHLMDNPGRVYSRDQLLSEVWGYAAVVGTRTVDVHVAQVRSKLGGYDIIRTVRGVGYSAEASP, from the coding sequence ATGAGCGAGAGCCAAGGGGTCAAGGGTCTCGTACTTGTCGTTGAAGACGAGCGGGCGATCTCTGATCTCTTGCGCATGTATCTCTCGCGCGAGGGCTATGGCGTCCATGTGGCAGCAACCGGACCAGATGGACTCTCGTACGCACGCACTCTGCATCCGGTTGCTGTAGTGCTTGATGTTGGTCTTCCCGGAATCGATGGAACCGAGGTGTGTCGCCAGTTGCGGTCTGAGGGCAACTGGGTGCCAATCCTGTTCTGCACCGCTCGCGATGATGAAGTCGATCGCATCATCGGCTTGGAGCTTGGGGCAGATGACTACATCACCAAGCCATTCAGCCCGCGCGAGGTTGTTGCGCGGGTGAAGTCTGTGGTGCGCCGTGCGCAGCATGCGGCCGAGGCGCCAGGTCCACTGAGTTTGGGCGAAGTTCAACTTGATCCCGTCACCCGGCGGGTGTCGGTTGCTGGCGAGCCCATGATGCTGACGGCTACAGAGTTCGATCTGCTCGCACATCTCATGGACAACCCTGGTCGGGTGTACAGCCGCGATCAGTTGCTGAGCGAGGTATGGGGCTACGCAGCAGTTGTCGGTACGCGCACCGTCGATGTACATGTCGCGCAGGTGCGATCCAAGCTCGGGGGTTACGACATCATTCGGACGGTGCGAGGAGTCGGCTACTCAGCCGAGGCAAGTCCGTGA
- a CDS encoding HGxxPAAW family protein — protein MTDAPNPIAHGHGNTKAAWTAVTIIMIASIVGALGVMMNNWIVFWVGVALVVVGAIVGKVMQMMGLGQVQHV, from the coding sequence ATGACTGATGCCCCGAACCCCATCGCCCATGGTCACGGCAACACCAAAGCAGCCTGGACCGCCGTCACGATCATCATGATCGCTTCCATTGTGGGAGCCCTTGGCGTCATGATGAACAACTGGATCGTGTTCTGGGTTGGCGTTGCACTCGTAGTTGTCGGTGCGATCGTCGGCAAGGTCATGCAGATGATGGGCCTGGGACAAGTTCAGCACGTGTAG
- a CDS encoding DUF2752 domain-containing protein yields the protein METAQVVQPDRIVMSARIDARPLWRRLAGPVAVGLGAIGACAYLSAVNPNEAGHYPLCPSRALLGIDCPGCGGMRGMYCLLHGDVSGALDHNVLLFAILPIAIGLWALWLSRAIRGRYPQVSYRQFRFRNRLLIFGLVILIGFGLVRNFVPYLGSGV from the coding sequence ATGGAGACCGCGCAGGTGGTGCAGCCTGACCGCATTGTGATGTCGGCGCGCATCGATGCTCGCCCTTTGTGGCGGCGACTCGCCGGCCCAGTCGCGGTTGGACTCGGCGCCATCGGCGCGTGCGCCTATCTGTCTGCGGTGAATCCGAATGAGGCCGGTCACTACCCACTGTGTCCATCGCGCGCACTCCTTGGCATCGACTGCCCTGGGTGTGGCGGTATGAGGGGCATGTATTGCCTGCTGCACGGAGACGTGTCGGGAGCTCTCGATCACAATGTTCTGCTGTTCGCGATTCTGCCGATCGCGATTGGCCTCTGGGCCCTGTGGTTGTCGCGCGCAATTCGCGGTCGTTATCCGCAGGTGAGCTATCGGCAGTTCCGATTTCGCAATCGCTTGTTGATTTTTGGGCTGGTCATACTCATCGGATTTGGCCTGGTGCGCAATTTCGTCCCGTATTTGGGTTCAGGAGTCTGA
- a CDS encoding HAMP domain-containing sensor histidine kinase, with the protein MSIPKHNSTSLVTRTVLLTSLVAAIVVIVAGVISYPMLRSAEVTQSRVTLARLADLTATAINRGPSSPSDEQILPPPLAASLQSEQVNGFVVFSVDAAIPGMTSTDLRELLMHGTISMEGDTYRGDVLIEGRVLASGGAVVLQQPLAVAGGSAQEGLLRFLLALVIGLLIAIPIGFFAARRMVRPLRAARDAAYEMQGGSREVRLNPEGPSEVAEIAIALNSLSSALDISERRQREFLLSVSHELRTPLTAVKGYAEALADDVIEPDDVARTGATVAAEAQRLDRLVSDLLDLARLGAVDFRVHPSTVDIAEVGRDAAEVWGSRCEREEVDFRSEIPEHSELIVTDPMRLRQIIDNLAENALRVSPTGSVVVLAIRAVREGIEVEVRDSGPGLTEDDMSIAFEPGALYERYRGVRPVGTGLGLALVGKLAQGLGGSARVTTAAEGGACFTVFIPPLALEIESDIP; encoded by the coding sequence GTGAGCATTCCCAAGCACAACAGCACGAGTCTTGTCACCCGCACTGTTCTGCTGACCAGCTTGGTTGCGGCCATCGTGGTGATCGTTGCCGGGGTGATCTCCTACCCCATGCTTCGTTCCGCCGAAGTCACGCAGTCGCGGGTCACTTTGGCTCGGCTGGCCGATCTCACGGCAACTGCAATTAACCGTGGTCCGTCGAGTCCTTCCGATGAGCAGATTCTTCCGCCGCCATTGGCTGCTTCCTTGCAGTCTGAACAGGTCAACGGCTTTGTCGTGTTCTCAGTTGACGCAGCTATTCCAGGAATGACAAGCACGGATCTGCGCGAACTTCTCATGCACGGCACGATCTCGATGGAAGGTGATACCTATCGAGGCGATGTTCTGATCGAGGGACGCGTCTTAGCCAGCGGAGGAGCTGTAGTACTTCAACAGCCGCTGGCAGTGGCTGGCGGATCCGCCCAGGAAGGGCTGCTCCGATTCCTGCTGGCATTGGTGATCGGCTTGCTGATAGCCATCCCGATCGGATTCTTTGCAGCAAGGCGCATGGTTCGCCCCTTGCGTGCTGCTCGCGATGCTGCATACGAAATGCAGGGCGGCTCTCGTGAAGTGCGGCTGAATCCCGAAGGGCCAAGTGAGGTGGCGGAGATTGCCATCGCACTGAATTCACTCAGTTCGGCCTTGGACATCTCCGAGCGCAGACAGCGCGAGTTCCTGCTTTCGGTCTCGCATGAGTTGCGCACTCCGCTCACTGCTGTGAAGGGATACGCCGAAGCTCTGGCCGACGATGTGATCGAGCCAGACGATGTGGCACGCACGGGAGCGACTGTTGCCGCCGAAGCGCAACGGCTTGATCGACTCGTCAGCGATCTGCTCGATCTGGCGAGGCTTGGGGCCGTCGATTTCCGCGTGCATCCATCGACTGTCGATATTGCCGAAGTCGGCCGCGACGCGGCAGAAGTCTGGGGATCTCGATGCGAGCGTGAGGAGGTGGATTTCAGATCCGAGATTCCTGAACACTCAGAACTCATCGTCACCGACCCAATGCGCTTGCGGCAGATCATCGACAACCTCGCCGAAAACGCGCTCCGGGTTTCGCCGACCGGTTCGGTCGTCGTCTTGGCGATTCGCGCGGTGCGCGAGGGCATCGAGGTCGAGGTTCGCGATTCGGGTCCCGGACTCACCGAAGATGACATGTCGATCGCCTTCGAGCCCGGGGCGCTCTACGAGCGCTACCGCGGTGTTCGTCCAGTAGGAACCGGACTCGGCCTCGCGCTCGTTGGCAAGCTCGCGCAAGGTTTGGGCGGTTCTGCTCGCGTCACAACTGCTGCCGAGGGCGGTGCTTGTTTCACCGTTTTCATCCCGCCGCTGGCACTTGAGATCGAATCCGACATACCCTGA